In Sporosarcina psychrophila, a genomic segment contains:
- a CDS encoding S-layer homology domain-containing protein — translation MVKSKFKFRMLFVIALMIQMIVVPYRFAAAEIDTSAPSWMLPIDYLAIGDSLAAGVTPNNELGKGYADYLAVSMMEIGALKTYNKGFSYPGYKTTDVLNDIKLNVTKDIHGIGFEEKTAKLQQSIKDAEVITISAGANDILPHFKQDPTTGKAIIDQKMALTTLQQVGTNYKSIMAQINEINPDAQVYVMGYYNPFPYMSEDLQPLLKQLLDMLNKAITTGLVGTQAIFVPTGDVIASDYKTYLPNPENIHLSEAGYKKVTEQFWANMLPANTWITAGSLVADAPGPNSVKLNWQPASDNVAVTSYEIYSGEEKLATVAGDITTYKVENLTANTTYVFSVMAVDQAGNKSVHNPIISVTVADSSTPTPILFSDIANHGLKNYIEHAAVAGIIGGYPDGTFKPDQNLTRVQAVTIIVRALGLKTDEVAPFGDIGNYADKTKADINAAYKYGIIKGNKGNFNPTDLVTRAQLALMIERAYGSVTGKAYKASTKAPYSDFGNYNAEVVNAISMLHELDVATGFEGKFMPSSSTTRAQAAKMVVNFISIFKQTN, via the coding sequence ATGGTGAAATCGAAGTTCAAATTTCGAATGCTTTTTGTAATTGCACTTATGATCCAAATGATTGTTGTACCGTACCGTTTTGCAGCAGCTGAAATAGATACGAGTGCTCCTTCTTGGATGCTGCCAATCGATTATCTTGCTATAGGTGATTCATTAGCAGCAGGTGTCACTCCTAACAATGAATTAGGGAAGGGCTATGCAGATTACTTAGCGGTGTCAATGATGGAGATAGGGGCTTTGAAAACATATAACAAAGGATTCTCGTATCCAGGCTATAAAACAACAGACGTTTTAAATGATATTAAACTGAACGTCACAAAGGATATCCACGGCATTGGCTTTGAAGAGAAGACAGCTAAACTTCAACAATCCATCAAAGATGCAGAAGTTATCACAATTAGCGCCGGTGCAAATGATATTTTACCGCATTTCAAACAAGATCCGACGACAGGTAAGGCCATTATTGATCAGAAAATGGCGCTGACGACGCTTCAGCAAGTAGGTACAAACTACAAATCGATTATGGCTCAAATCAATGAAATCAATCCTGATGCGCAAGTGTATGTCATGGGTTACTATAATCCGTTTCCTTATATGTCGGAAGACCTGCAACCATTGCTCAAACAATTACTAGATATGTTGAACAAAGCCATTACAACAGGTCTAGTGGGGACGCAAGCAATTTTCGTGCCTACTGGTGACGTAATTGCGTCAGACTACAAGACCTACCTTCCAAATCCAGAAAATATCCACTTAAGTGAAGCAGGCTATAAAAAAGTGACTGAGCAATTTTGGGCGAATATGCTACCAGCTAATACATGGATCACAGCAGGTAGCCTCGTCGCCGATGCGCCGGGTCCAAACTCGGTGAAATTAAACTGGCAACCAGCTAGTGATAATGTAGCCGTAACGAGTTATGAAATATACAGTGGTGAAGAAAAACTAGCAACTGTAGCTGGAGACATTACGACATATAAAGTAGAAAATCTTACTGCAAATACAACGTATGTTTTTTCAGTAATGGCAGTAGATCAAGCTGGAAACAAAAGTGTTCATAATCCAATAATCAGTGTAACTGTTGCAGATTCATCGACACCAACACCAATATTATTCTCGGATATCGCCAATCATGGCTTGAAGAATTATATTGAACATGCAGCCGTAGCTGGAATCATTGGTGGCTACCCGGACGGGACATTCAAACCTGATCAAAACTTAACACGTGTGCAAGCTGTTACAATAATTGTACGCGCATTAGGTTTGAAAACGGATGAAGTAGCCCCATTTGGTGATATTGGTAATTATGCAGATAAGACCAAAGCTGACATCAATGCCGCTTATAAATATGGAATTATTAAAGGGAATAAAGGAAACTTTAATCCAACTGATTTAGTAACACGCGCACAATTGGCTTTAATGATTGAACGTGCATATGGAAGCGTAACAGGAAAGGCATATAAGGCCTCTACTAAAGCACCTTATTCCGATTTCGGAAACTATAATGCGGAAGTAGTAAATGCCATTTCAATGCTTCATGAATTAGATGTTGCA